A DNA window from Streptomyces sp. CA-278952 contains the following coding sequences:
- a CDS encoding alpha-ketoacid dehydrogenase subunit beta, protein MTTAAVTADGRRTKAKPATMAQALGRALRDSMAEDPTVHVLGEDVGTLGGVFRITDGLAKEFGDDRCTDTPLAEAGILGAAVGMAMYGLRPVVEMQFDAFAYPAFEQLMSHVAKMRNRTGGAMPLPITVRVPYGGGIGGVEHHSDSSEAYYMATPGLHVVTPATVDDAYGLLRESIASDDPVIFLEPKRLYWSKADWSPEAPAAVEPIGKAVVRRPGRSATLITYGPSLPVCMEAAEAALAEGWDLEVVDLRSLVPFDDETVAASVRRTGRAVVVHESPGFGGPGGEIAARITERCFHHLEAPVLRVAGFDIPYPPPMLERHHLPGVDRVLDAVARLQWEADS, encoded by the coding sequence ATGACGACCGCGGCAGTGACGGCCGACGGACGTCGGACGAAGGCGAAACCGGCCACGATGGCGCAGGCCCTCGGGCGCGCGCTCCGCGACTCGATGGCAGAGGACCCCACCGTCCATGTGCTCGGTGAGGACGTGGGCACGCTCGGCGGGGTCTTCCGGATCACCGACGGGCTGGCGAAGGAGTTCGGCGACGACCGCTGCACGGACACCCCGCTGGCCGAGGCGGGCATCCTCGGCGCGGCCGTCGGCATGGCGATGTACGGGCTGCGGCCCGTGGTGGAGATGCAGTTCGACGCGTTCGCCTACCCGGCGTTCGAGCAGCTGATGAGCCATGTCGCGAAGATGCGCAACCGCACCGGCGGGGCCATGCCGCTGCCCATCACCGTGCGGGTGCCGTACGGCGGCGGGATCGGCGGGGTCGAGCACCACAGCGACTCCTCCGAGGCGTACTACATGGCCACCCCCGGCCTGCACGTCGTCACCCCGGCCACGGTCGACGACGCGTACGGGCTGCTGAGGGAGTCGATCGCCTCGGACGACCCGGTGATCTTCCTGGAGCCCAAGCGGCTCTACTGGTCCAAGGCCGACTGGTCGCCCGAGGCTCCCGCCGCGGTCGAGCCGATCGGCAAGGCCGTGGTGCGCCGTCCCGGGCGCAGCGCCACACTGATCACGTACGGGCCCTCCCTGCCGGTCTGCATGGAGGCCGCCGAGGCGGCGCTCGCCGAGGGCTGGGACCTCGAAGTGGTGGACCTGCGCTCATTGGTGCCGTTCGACGACGAGACGGTGGCCGCTTCGGTGCGGCGCACCGGGCGCGCGGTCGTCGTCCATGAATCGCCCGGATTCGGTGGGCCCGGCGGTGAGATCGCCGCCCGGATCACCGAGCGGTGCTTCCACCATCTGGAGGCTCCGGTGCTGCGGGTGGCCGGGTTCGACATCCCCTACCCGCCGCCCATGCTGGAGCGGCACCATCTGCCGGGAGTGGACCGGGTGCTCGACGCGGTGGCCCGGTTGCAGTGGGAGGCGGACAGCTGA
- a CDS encoding dihydrolipoamide acetyltransferase family protein yields MAKVLEFKLPDLGEGLTEAEIVRWLVEVGDVVVIDQPVVEVETAKAMVEVPCPYGGVVTARFGEEGTELPVGAPLLTVAVGAPEGLDLSGASPSSAASSVSATETSGGSGNVLVGYGTGAPAARRRRIRPDRLDRTVAQAPGPDAPACDAPVPDAPALAPAVSVTAPATAAVETAPATAAAETAPAGGAVAVVNGQGPVPVVSPLVRRLARQHDIDLRRLAGSGPDGLILRADVDGAIRQAEETAAVTARVAQAPAPGQTPAQASAQKPAQAPAAPAPPAAERIPLRGVRGAVADKLSRSRTEIPDATCWVDADATELMAARAAMNAATGPSAGPKVSVLALLARICTAALARFPELNSTVDTEAREIVRLPGVHLGFAAQTERGLVVPVVRDGHTRNVESIGAEIARLTELARTGKLSPAQLTGGTFTLNNYGVFGVDGSTPIINHPEAAMLGVGRIMPKPWVHRGELAVRQVVQLSLTFDHRVCDGGTAGGFLRYVADCVEQPAVLLRTL; encoded by the coding sequence ATGGCCAAGGTGCTCGAGTTCAAGCTTCCGGACCTCGGTGAGGGACTGACCGAGGCGGAGATCGTCCGCTGGCTGGTGGAGGTCGGCGACGTCGTCGTCATCGACCAGCCCGTCGTCGAGGTCGAGACGGCCAAGGCCATGGTGGAGGTGCCCTGCCCCTACGGGGGCGTGGTGACCGCGCGGTTCGGGGAGGAGGGCACGGAACTTCCCGTCGGCGCACCGCTGCTGACGGTCGCCGTCGGAGCGCCGGAGGGGCTGGATCTCTCCGGGGCATCCCCGTCCTCCGCCGCATCCTCCGTCTCCGCCACGGAGACCTCGGGCGGCTCGGGGAACGTGCTCGTGGGGTACGGGACGGGCGCACCCGCCGCGCGGCGTCGGCGCATCAGGCCGGACCGACTCGACCGGACGGTCGCCCAGGCCCCGGGGCCCGACGCGCCGGCATGCGACGCTCCGGTGCCCGACGCACCCGCGCTCGCCCCGGCCGTGTCCGTCACCGCTCCCGCGACCGCTGCCGTCGAGACCGCTCCCGCGACCGCTGCCGCCGAGACCGCTCCCGCGGGTGGGGCTGTCGCCGTGGTGAACGGGCAGGGGCCCGTGCCGGTGGTCTCACCTCTGGTACGCCGGCTGGCCCGGCAGCACGACATCGATCTGCGGCGGCTGGCGGGCTCGGGTCCCGACGGGCTGATCCTGCGCGCCGACGTCGACGGCGCGATCCGGCAGGCGGAGGAGACCGCGGCGGTGACGGCACGTGTGGCCCAGGCACCGGCACCGGGCCAGACGCCAGCCCAGGCATCAGCCCAGAAGCCAGCCCAGGCACCTGCGGCTCCCGCTCCGCCGGCCGCCGAACGGATTCCGCTGCGCGGGGTGCGCGGAGCGGTCGCCGACAAGCTGTCGCGGAGCCGGACCGAGATCCCGGACGCCACCTGCTGGGTCGACGCCGACGCCACCGAGCTGATGGCGGCCAGGGCCGCGATGAACGCCGCCACGGGCCCGTCCGCCGGACCCAAGGTGTCGGTCCTGGCCCTGCTGGCGAGGATCTGCACGGCGGCACTGGCCCGTTTCCCCGAGCTCAACTCCACCGTGGACACGGAGGCCCGGGAGATCGTCCGGCTGCCCGGCGTGCACCTCGGGTTCGCGGCCCAGACCGAGCGGGGCCTCGTCGTTCCCGTCGTCCGGGACGGGCACACCCGCAACGTCGAGTCGATCGGGGCCGAGATCGCCCGGCTGACCGAGCTGGCGCGGACCGGGAAGCTGAGCCCGGCCCAGCTGACCGGAGGCACGTTCACGCTGAACAACTACGGGGTGTTCGGCGTCGACGGTTCGACGCCGATCATCAACCACCCGGAAGCGGCGATGCTCGGCGTCGGCCGGATCATGCCCAAGCCGTGGGTGCACCGGGGCGAACTGGCCGTACGTCAGGTCGTCCAGCTGTCCCTCACCTTCGACCACCGGGTGTGCGACGGCGGAACCGCCGGCGGCTTCCTCCGGTATGTGGCGGACTGCGTGGAGCAGCCGGCGGTGCTGCTGCGCACCCTGTAG
- a CDS encoding DUF6457 domain-containing protein yields the protein MTAYDVIVLAGGAAKRLGGADKPGVRVGGRALLDRVLAACDGAALTVVVGGRRATARPVLWTREVPEGGGPLAALGAGLRLTTAERVLVLSADLPFLGAGTVDTLLAAAGQPGREGALCTDPDGRDQPLVAAYRAEPLRRELALLATEYGGLAGLPLRLLTAELDLARVDAGPDAAFDCDTWDDIAAARARIREHGAVLDEWITSVKNELGIELDVDTGVLLDLARDAAHGVARPAAPLTTFLVGYAAARASAGAGPDEAAAAVAEAARKATALALRWEAEVSPEANAEANAETKPDAGREGTGTP from the coding sequence ATGACCGCCTATGACGTGATCGTCCTTGCCGGCGGGGCCGCGAAGCGGCTCGGCGGCGCCGACAAGCCAGGAGTCAGGGTGGGCGGCCGGGCGCTGCTCGACCGGGTGCTCGCGGCGTGCGACGGCGCGGCGCTCACCGTCGTGGTGGGCGGTCGTCGCGCCACCGCCAGACCGGTGCTCTGGACCCGGGAAGTGCCCGAGGGCGGCGGGCCGTTGGCGGCGCTGGGGGCCGGGCTGCGGCTGACGACGGCGGAGCGCGTTCTCGTCCTCTCCGCCGACCTTCCGTTCCTCGGCGCGGGGACGGTCGACACGCTGCTCGCCGCGGCCGGACAACCCGGCCGGGAAGGGGCCCTGTGCACCGACCCCGACGGGCGTGACCAGCCGCTGGTGGCCGCCTACCGTGCCGAGCCGCTCCGCCGGGAGCTGGCCCTGCTCGCCACCGAGTACGGGGGCCTTGCCGGGCTGCCGCTCCGGCTTCTGACGGCGGAGCTCGATCTCGCCCGGGTCGACGCGGGCCCCGACGCCGCGTTCGACTGCGACACTTGGGACGACATCGCCGCCGCCAGAGCCCGGATCAGGGAGCATGGGGCTGTGCTGGACGAATGGATCACCTCGGTCAAGAACGAACTGGGAATCGAACTCGACGTCGACACCGGTGTCCTGCTCGACCTCGCCCGTGACGCCGCGCACGGAGTGGCCCGCCCCGCCGCACCGCTCACGACCTTCCTGGTCGGGTACGCGGCCGCCAGGGCGAGCGCAGGCGCGGGTCCCGACGAGGCCGCGGCAGCGGTCGCGGAGGCCGCTCGCAAGGCCACCGCCCTGGCTCTGCGCTGGGAAGCGGAAGTGAGCCCGGAGGCGAACGCGGAGGCCAACGCGGAGACGAAGCCCGACGCGGGGCGCGAAGGGACCGGGACACCATGA
- a CDS encoding molybdopterin molybdotransferase MoeA, translated as MTGPDPVGPGRSRRDPDDLARAEAERAVEQALALVGGARSGPGRDHDRRGDDASAGDPRGDANDASTGSPHSTLNSANSATPGGATPTGAPPPHPSPPPPPPLSWDRARAVAARAGRAGPLAMIRLPLDRALGHVLAEPLGALTDLPSFDTSAMDGWAVAGPGPWVFGAGAGLLAGRGPGTALPDGTAVRIATGARVPPDTTAVIRSEHAHADEAKGLLHARRPVAAGQDIRPRGQECRSGEQLVPAGTVVTPAVLGLAAAAGYDALPAVPRTRVDILVLGDELLASGLPHDGLIRDALGPMLGPWLRALGAEVSGPHRLGDDAEALRDALTASDADLIVTTGGTASGPVDHVHRVLDALGAELLVDGVAVRPGHPMLLARLPAPTQPERQPVRQPEGPPNGQPQGQSQGQSQGPPDGPYLVGLPGNPLAAVSGLLTLAEPLLAGIAGRPAQDAYRALVHAEVHGHPHDTRLVPVVHRAGQAGGRDHVAPLRYNGPAMLRGIAAADGLAVVVPGGVRSGTEVEILDLPWAPATPWTEGCFT; from the coding sequence ATGACCGGCCCCGACCCGGTCGGCCCCGGTCGCTCCCGCCGCGACCCGGACGACCTCGCGCGTGCGGAGGCGGAGCGGGCCGTCGAGCAGGCGCTCGCCCTGGTCGGCGGGGCGCGATCCGGCCCGGGCCGGGACCACGACCGCCGAGGGGACGACGCCTCCGCGGGCGACCCGCGCGGTGACGCGAACGACGCCTCCACCGGCAGCCCCCACTCCACCCTGAACAGCGCCAACAGCGCCACCCCGGGCGGCGCCACTCCGACCGGTGCCCCGCCCCCGCACCCGTCGCCGCCCCCGCCCCCGCCCCTCTCCTGGGACCGGGCGCGGGCGGTCGCGGCGCGGGCCGGGCGGGCGGGTCCGCTCGCGATGATCCGGTTGCCGCTCGACCGAGCACTCGGGCACGTGCTGGCCGAGCCGCTCGGCGCGCTCACCGATCTGCCGTCCTTCGACACCTCGGCCATGGACGGCTGGGCGGTCGCGGGGCCGGGGCCCTGGGTGTTCGGGGCCGGGGCGGGGCTCCTCGCCGGACGTGGCCCCGGCACCGCGCTGCCCGACGGCACCGCCGTACGGATCGCCACCGGCGCCCGCGTCCCGCCCGACACCACGGCGGTCATCCGCAGCGAGCACGCGCACGCCGACGAGGCCAAGGGGCTGCTGCACGCCCGGCGGCCGGTGGCCGCCGGGCAGGACATCAGGCCCCGGGGCCAGGAGTGCCGCTCGGGCGAGCAGCTCGTCCCGGCCGGGACGGTCGTGACCCCGGCCGTGCTCGGTCTCGCCGCGGCCGCCGGGTACGACGCGCTGCCCGCCGTCCCCCGTACGCGCGTCGACATCCTCGTCCTCGGCGACGAACTGCTGGCCTCCGGCCTGCCGCACGACGGGCTCATCCGGGACGCCCTCGGCCCCATGCTCGGCCCTTGGCTACGGGCGCTGGGCGCCGAGGTCTCCGGGCCCCACCGTCTCGGCGACGACGCGGAAGCGCTGCGCGACGCCCTCACCGCCTCCGACGCCGACCTGATCGTCACCACCGGCGGCACCGCCTCCGGCCCGGTCGACCATGTGCATCGGGTCCTCGACGCCCTCGGGGCCGAACTCCTGGTGGACGGGGTCGCCGTCCGCCCCGGCCACCCCATGCTGCTGGCACGGCTGCCGGCTCCAACACAGCCGGAGCGACAGCCAGTGCGGCAGCCGGAGGGACCGCCGAACGGACAGCCGCAGGGGCAGTCGCAGGGGCAGTCGCAGGGCCCGCCGGACGGGCCCTATCTGGTCGGGCTGCCCGGCAACCCGCTCGCGGCCGTATCAGGCCTGCTGACGCTCGCGGAGCCGCTGCTCGCGGGGATCGCGGGCCGCCCCGCCCAGGACGCGTACCGGGCCCTCGTCCATGCCGAGGTACACGGACATCCGCACGACACCCGCCTCGTCCCCGTGGTCCACCGCGCGGGCCAGGCTGGGGGCCGGGACCATGTCGCGCCGCTGCGCTACAACGGCCCCGCGATGCTGCGGGGAATCGCCGCGGCGGACGGGCTGGCCGTGGTGGTGCCGGGCGGGGTACGGTCCGGCACCGAGGTGGAGATTCTGGATCTCCCATGGGCCCCGGCGACGCCGTGGACGGAAGGGTGTTTCACGTGA
- a CDS encoding potassium channel family protein translates to MGPGDAVDGRVFHVKLPGHDAMARRADELVVPTRVMLPRRVVDGPARQVGKRLLMALLVLTATVLIVWLDRGGYNDNADGKVDLLDAIYYATVTLSTTGYGDITPFSDGARLINVVLVTPLRVLFLIILVGTTLEVLTERTREDFRLKRWRSNLRDHTVVVGFGTKGRSAILTLCTTGLRKDQIVVVDPATKVIEAANAEGFTGVLGDATRSDVLLRAELQKARQIIIATQRDDTAVLVALTARQLNRGAKIVAAVREEENAPLLRQSGADAVITSASAAGRLLGLSVLSPSAGTVMEDLIQQGSGLDLVERPVIKAEVGKNVRETDDLVVSVLRGHRLLGYDDPAASPLQLTDRVITIVRKSPSSVSAQNNSMPPRP, encoded by the coding sequence ATGGGCCCCGGCGACGCCGTGGACGGAAGGGTGTTTCACGTGAAACTTCCCGGCCACGATGCGATGGCCAGGCGAGCGGACGAACTGGTCGTGCCGACCCGGGTGATGCTGCCCCGCCGGGTCGTCGACGGCCCGGCCCGTCAGGTCGGCAAGCGCCTGCTGATGGCGCTGCTCGTACTGACCGCGACCGTGCTGATCGTCTGGCTCGACCGCGGCGGCTACAACGACAACGCCGACGGCAAGGTCGATCTGCTCGACGCGATCTACTACGCGACGGTCACCCTCTCCACCACCGGGTACGGCGACATCACGCCGTTCAGCGACGGGGCCAGGCTGATCAACGTGGTGCTCGTGACACCGCTGCGCGTGCTCTTCCTGATCATCCTGGTCGGTACCACTCTCGAAGTCCTCACGGAACGGACCCGCGAGGACTTCCGGCTGAAGCGTTGGAGATCCAACTTGCGTGACCACACCGTCGTCGTCGGCTTCGGTACGAAGGGCCGCTCGGCGATCCTGACTCTCTGCACCACCGGCCTGCGGAAGGACCAGATCGTCGTCGTCGACCCGGCCACCAAGGTGATCGAGGCCGCCAACGCCGAGGGCTTCACCGGCGTGCTCGGCGACGCCACCCGGAGCGATGTCCTGCTGCGCGCCGAGCTCCAGAAGGCGCGTCAGATCATCATCGCCACCCAGCGCGACGACACCGCCGTCCTGGTCGCCCTGACCGCACGACAGCTGAACCGTGGGGCGAAGATCGTGGCGGCGGTGCGCGAGGAGGAGAACGCTCCCCTGCTGCGGCAGTCCGGCGCCGACGCCGTGATCACCAGCGCCAGTGCTGCCGGGCGGCTGCTCGGCCTCTCCGTCCTCAGCCCCAGCGCGGGCACCGTGATGGAGGACCTGATCCAGCAGGGCAGCGGCCTCGACCTGGTGGAACGGCCGGTCATAAAGGCCGAGGTGGGCAAGAACGTACGGGAGACGGACGACCTCGTCGTCAGCGTCCTGCGCGGGCACCGGCTGCTCGGCTACGACGACCCGGCGGCCAGCCCGTTGCAGCTGACGGACCGGGTCATCACCATCGTGCGGAAGAGCCCCAGCTCCGTCTCCGCGCAGAACAACTCGATGCCGCCGCGTCCCTGA